The following proteins are co-located in the Nocardia bhagyanarayanae genome:
- a CDS encoding CoA transferase, which yields MEGNQRRPLAGISVVELATTFMGPYCATLLAQMGAEVIKVERLVATSPGSSATAGAIR from the coding sequence ATGGAAGGGAACCAGCGCCGGCCCTTGGCCGGAATCAGCGTCGTCGAGCTGGCCACCACCTTCATGGGGCCCTACTGTGCGACACTGCTCGCCCAGATGGGCGCCGAGGTGATCAAGGTCGAGCGCCTGGTGGCGACATCTCCCGGCTCATCAGCGACCGCCGGGGCAATCCGATGA
- a CDS encoding aldehyde dehydrogenase family protein, with the protein MTTTLHSDDLRTRVAEAQKMLIGGEWVRAASGRTLAVEDPATGEVVAQVPAGDSEDVDRAVRAARAALRGPWCLVTPQERGRLIWRLADLIEANAQQLAELEALDAGMPIAEARYVDVALSIEILRYYAGWPTKITGDTIPVSFPMNFGGPYHAYTVREPLGVVAAIVPWNLPLLMTVKKLAPALATGNTIVVKPAEQTPLSIALLARLVLDAGIPEGVFNYVTGYGETVGAALVRHPGVNKVTFTGSVDTGKVIARAATDTLKRVSLELGGKSPNVVFDDADLDKAIPSSALAIFACQGESCVAGSRLYAQRGVYDEVVAGLAERARAIRLGPGLDPASEMGPLISAQHREKVLGYLELGRSEGVEVVTGGKSHGDKGFFVEPTVLTGVGPESRVLREEIFGPVLSVVPFDTEEEVLGLANDTDFGLGAGVWTRDVSRAHRFAGALESGQVWVNCYQAVDAALPFGGYKQSGWGRETCKENLDEYLEVKTVVVNL; encoded by the coding sequence ATGACCACGACCCTGCACTCGGATGACCTGCGCACGCGGGTAGCCGAGGCACAGAAGATGTTGATCGGCGGTGAGTGGGTGCGGGCCGCGTCGGGCCGCACGCTCGCGGTGGAGGACCCGGCGACCGGCGAGGTCGTCGCCCAGGTTCCCGCCGGGGACAGCGAGGACGTCGACCGCGCGGTACGGGCCGCGCGCGCGGCACTGCGCGGACCGTGGTGCCTGGTCACCCCGCAGGAGCGGGGGAGACTGATTTGGCGGCTCGCAGATCTCATCGAGGCCAACGCCCAGCAACTCGCCGAACTCGAAGCGCTCGATGCGGGCATGCCGATCGCGGAGGCGCGTTACGTCGACGTCGCGCTCTCGATCGAGATCCTGCGCTACTACGCGGGCTGGCCGACGAAGATCACCGGCGACACCATCCCGGTGTCGTTCCCGATGAACTTCGGCGGCCCGTACCACGCCTACACGGTGCGCGAGCCGCTCGGCGTGGTCGCCGCGATCGTGCCGTGGAACCTGCCGTTGCTGATGACGGTCAAGAAGCTCGCGCCCGCCTTGGCCACCGGTAACACCATCGTGGTGAAACCGGCTGAGCAGACGCCGCTTTCGATCGCGTTGCTGGCGCGCTTGGTGCTCGACGCCGGAATCCCCGAGGGCGTCTTCAACTATGTCACCGGCTACGGCGAGACCGTCGGCGCCGCACTGGTGCGCCATCCCGGGGTGAACAAGGTGACCTTCACCGGCTCCGTGGACACCGGCAAGGTGATCGCGCGGGCCGCGACCGATACGCTCAAGCGCGTCTCGCTGGAACTCGGCGGCAAGTCACCCAATGTCGTCTTCGACGATGCCGACCTCGACAAGGCCATCCCGTCCTCGGCGTTGGCAATCTTCGCCTGTCAGGGCGAGAGCTGCGTGGCCGGCTCCCGGTTGTACGCGCAGCGCGGCGTGTACGACGAGGTCGTCGCCGGTCTGGCCGAGCGGGCCCGCGCCATCAGACTGGGGCCGGGTCTGGATCCGGCCAGCGAGATGGGGCCGTTGATCTCCGCGCAGCATCGCGAGAAGGTGCTCGGCTACCTCGAACTCGGCCGATCCGAGGGCGTCGAGGTGGTAACCGGCGGAAAGTCACACGGTGACAAGGGGTTCTTCGTCGAGCCCACCGTGCTGACCGGTGTCGGTCCGGAGTCACGCGTGCTGCGTGAGGAGATTTTCGGCCCGGTGCTGTCGGTGGTGCCTTTCGACACCGAGGAAGAGGTGCTCGGCTTGGCCAACGACACCGACTTCGGGCTCGGCGCCGGTGTGTGGACCCGCGATGTGAGCCGGGCGCACCGGTTCGCCGGTGCGCTCGAGAGCGGTCAGGTCTGGGTCAACTGCTACCAGGCCGTCGACGCCGCGCTGCCGTTCGGCGGTTACAAGCAGTCCGGCTGGGGTCGCGAGACCTGCAAGGAGAACCTCGACGAGTACCTCGAAGTGAAGACCGTCGTGGTGAACCTGTGA
- a CDS encoding thiolase family protein yields the protein MNPAFVIDAVRSPMGRARPGGALADVHPVELLAQVISALIERTSVDPGEVEDLLVGCVTQSAEQSGNIGRMAWLAAGLPEHVPAVTIERKCGSGQQALQFAAQGVMAHSYDIVIAAGVESMSRVPIGSNRQGADIYGSSVTERYAPGLVSQGVAAELVAQRWGIGRDRLDEFAARSHELAHAADSAGAFKREIVPITVPGNGTVVNRDETIRPGTTADKIGALAPAFRTDELAARFSDLDWRVTAASSSQLTDGASAVLIASERAAQRMGWQPRARFHGFHACGDDPLLMLTAPIAATRTLLARTGLGLDEMDHVEVNEAFASVPLAWADELNADIDRLNPRGGAIALGHPLGATGCRLLTTMLHAMEDNGGRYGLQTVCEAGGMANALVLQRD from the coding sequence GTGAACCCGGCCTTCGTGATCGACGCGGTGCGCTCACCCATGGGGCGCGCCCGCCCCGGCGGGGCGCTGGCCGACGTGCATCCCGTCGAGCTGCTCGCCCAGGTGATCTCGGCGTTGATCGAACGGACCTCGGTCGATCCGGGTGAAGTCGAGGACCTGCTGGTCGGCTGTGTGACGCAGTCGGCGGAGCAGTCCGGCAACATCGGCCGGATGGCGTGGCTGGCCGCGGGTCTGCCCGAGCATGTGCCCGCGGTGACGATCGAACGTAAATGTGGGTCGGGGCAGCAGGCGCTGCAGTTCGCCGCTCAAGGCGTGATGGCGCATTCCTACGACATCGTCATCGCGGCCGGTGTCGAATCGATGAGCCGGGTGCCGATCGGCTCGAATCGGCAGGGCGCCGACATCTACGGATCGTCGGTGACCGAGCGGTACGCGCCCGGCCTCGTGTCCCAGGGCGTGGCGGCGGAACTCGTCGCCCAGCGCTGGGGCATCGGCCGGGACCGGCTCGACGAATTCGCCGCGCGCTCACACGAACTGGCACACGCCGCCGACTCGGCGGGTGCGTTCAAGCGGGAGATCGTGCCGATCACCGTGCCCGGCAATGGGACGGTGGTGAATCGCGACGAAACGATCCGGCCCGGGACCACCGCCGACAAGATCGGCGCACTGGCCCCGGCGTTCCGCACCGACGAACTCGCCGCGCGGTTCTCCGACCTCGACTGGCGGGTCACAGCGGCGAGCTCGTCCCAGCTGACCGATGGCGCGAGCGCGGTGCTGATCGCGAGCGAACGCGCCGCCCAGCGGATGGGGTGGCAGCCCCGTGCCCGGTTCCACGGGTTCCACGCCTGCGGTGACGACCCGCTGCTGATGTTGACCGCGCCCATCGCGGCCACCAGGACACTGCTCGCGCGCACCGGGCTCGGACTCGACGAGATGGACCATGTCGAGGTGAACGAAGCGTTCGCGTCGGTACCGCTGGCCTGGGCGGACGAACTGAACGCCGACATCGATCGGCTGAATCCGCGCGGTGGCGCGATCGCGCTCGGTCATCCGCTCGGCGCCACCGGATGCAGGCTGCTCACCACCATGCTGCACGCCATGGAGGACAACGGCGGACGGTACGGCCTGCAAACCGTCTGTGAAGCCGGTGGCATGGCCAATGCGTTGGTACTGCAACGAGATTGA
- a CDS encoding LLM class flavin-dependent oxidoreductase, with amino-acid sequence MEFGIFIPSARNGYIMSETAPQYSPTYDHMREIVQTGERNGFSFALSLSCLRGHGGTTGFWDDALESMTQMAALARDTTSMKLIGSVNILAIHPAIAARMAMTIDSISDGRFSLNIVPGGWHPRELEVLKVWPGYEYNNYRWRYAGEYCQVVRELWENGVTNFQGEYFQYEDLRMGPKPQHHMNIVCAGASDDAIKFTTKYADYSFRLAWGGQEALREVVDRFGAQMEEAGRTIKPYVALGVVIGDTDEEAEAKLQNYVDHADLAAIEYMVSGAVTDTAQGGTSEILASMDRKGAVQMSTDFITGSPASIARQLDEWAEIDGVAGYMLIFPDYVEDIERMGSEVFPLMKNFTAASVSV; translated from the coding sequence ATGGAATTCGGCATCTTCATCCCGAGCGCGCGCAACGGCTACATCATGTCCGAGACCGCACCGCAGTACTCGCCGACCTACGACCACATGCGTGAGATCGTGCAAACCGGTGAGCGGAACGGTTTCTCGTTCGCGCTGTCGCTGTCGTGTCTGCGCGGACACGGCGGCACCACGGGCTTCTGGGACGACGCGCTCGAGTCGATGACCCAGATGGCGGCACTGGCGCGGGATACGACCTCGATGAAGCTCATCGGTTCGGTCAACATCCTCGCCATCCACCCCGCCATCGCGGCCAGGATGGCGATGACCATCGACTCCATCAGCGACGGCCGTTTCTCGCTGAACATCGTGCCGGGCGGCTGGCATCCGCGCGAGCTCGAGGTGCTGAAGGTGTGGCCGGGCTACGAGTACAACAACTACCGGTGGCGGTACGCGGGTGAGTACTGCCAGGTGGTGCGCGAGCTGTGGGAGAACGGCGTCACCAACTTCCAGGGTGAGTACTTCCAGTACGAGGACCTGCGGATGGGGCCGAAGCCGCAGCACCACATGAACATCGTGTGCGCCGGCGCCTCCGACGACGCGATCAAGTTCACCACCAAGTACGCGGACTACTCCTTCCGCCTCGCGTGGGGCGGACAGGAAGCGCTCAGGGAGGTCGTCGACCGGTTCGGCGCGCAGATGGAGGAAGCGGGCCGCACGATCAAGCCGTACGTGGCGCTGGGCGTCGTCATCGGTGACACCGACGAGGAGGCCGAGGCCAAGCTGCAGAACTACGTCGACCACGCCGACCTGGCCGCGATCGAGTACATGGTCAGTGGTGCGGTGACCGACACCGCGCAGGGCGGCACCTCCGAGATTCTGGCCAGCATGGACCGTAAGGGCGCGGTGCAGATGTCCACCGACTTCATCACCGGATCGCCGGCGAGCATCGCCCGCCAGCTCGACGAATGGGCCGAGATCGACGGCGTCGCCGGATACATGCTGATCTTCCCCGACTACGTCGAGGACATCGAACGCATGGGCAGCGAAGTGTTCCCGCTGATGAAGAACTTCACCGCCGCGTCCGTCTCCGTCTGA
- a CDS encoding GMC family oxidoreductase, with protein MNTYDYIVVGGGSAGCVVAARLTENPDVSVLLLEAGGTEQRADVETAAAWPSLVGSDADWGYTTAIQTVTGRSIPATRGKVLGGSGSINVMAHLRGHRLDFDDWVRAGAEGWSYDEVLPYFRRSEDVPDGDPRHRGRGGPLRPQPIREPHALTVAHLEAARRAGHQVVDDLNTGDLLGAACHDLLLVDGRRQSTATAYLRPAIDRANLTVRTGAVARGLTLRGTRCTGVEYVWEGRAVEASASAEVVLCAGAVDSPRLLMLSGIGPAQELSRLGIDTVVDLPEVGDNLQDHIMLAGIRVRAQRPLPPPSGNYAESTLFSTTDPAQTRPELQIVQIQVDYHLPWQQPADNSFTFGVGHMRPRSRGTVRLAAADPEVPAVIDPRYLSDPGDFEQLVAGVETVDRLVRTGAFDEWGGVSEAEALLRLDRPDLERAIHDAVSSFFHLSGTCRMGSDLGAVVDPRLRVNGIENLRVADSSVMPSIVSCNTNATTVMIAEKAADLLRQDQRFL; from the coding sequence ATGAACACCTACGACTACATCGTCGTCGGCGGCGGCAGCGCGGGATGTGTCGTCGCCGCCCGGCTCACCGAGAACCCCGATGTCTCGGTGCTGCTGCTCGAAGCGGGCGGCACCGAACAGCGGGCCGACGTCGAGACCGCGGCCGCTTGGCCGAGTTTGGTCGGCAGCGACGCCGACTGGGGCTATACGACCGCGATCCAAACGGTGACGGGGCGCAGCATCCCCGCCACCCGCGGCAAGGTGCTCGGTGGGTCGGGATCGATCAACGTGATGGCGCACCTGCGCGGTCACCGGCTCGACTTCGACGACTGGGTGCGGGCAGGCGCCGAAGGCTGGAGCTACGACGAGGTCCTGCCGTATTTCCGGCGCAGCGAAGACGTTCCGGACGGAGATCCACGCCACCGCGGCCGCGGCGGACCGCTACGGCCGCAGCCGATTCGCGAACCGCACGCCCTGACGGTCGCGCACCTCGAGGCGGCCCGGCGCGCCGGACACCAGGTCGTCGACGATCTCAACACCGGCGACCTGCTCGGCGCCGCCTGCCACGACCTGCTGCTGGTGGACGGGCGCCGGCAGAGCACCGCCACCGCCTACCTGCGGCCGGCGATCGACCGGGCCAACCTCACGGTGCGCACCGGCGCCGTAGCGCGTGGACTCACGCTGCGTGGCACTCGGTGCACGGGCGTGGAGTACGTGTGGGAAGGGCGTGCGGTCGAGGCGAGCGCATCGGCCGAGGTGGTCCTCTGCGCCGGTGCGGTGGACTCGCCACGATTGCTCATGCTGTCCGGTATCGGTCCCGCACAAGAGCTTTCGCGGCTCGGCATCGATACCGTAGTCGATCTGCCCGAGGTCGGCGACAACCTGCAAGATCACATCATGCTCGCCGGGATCCGGGTGCGTGCGCAGCGCCCGCTCCCCCCACCGAGCGGGAACTACGCCGAGTCCACACTGTTCTCGACGACCGACCCGGCACAGACCCGACCGGAACTGCAGATCGTGCAGATCCAGGTCGACTACCACCTGCCCTGGCAGCAGCCCGCCGACAACAGCTTCACGTTCGGCGTCGGGCACATGCGTCCGCGTAGCCGGGGCACGGTGCGGCTGGCCGCCGCCGACCCCGAGGTGCCCGCCGTCATCGATCCGCGTTACCTGAGCGACCCCGGCGACTTCGAGCAGCTCGTCGCGGGTGTCGAGACGGTCGACCGCCTGGTGCGGACCGGCGCGTTCGACGAGTGGGGCGGTGTGTCGGAGGCCGAAGCGCTGCTGCGGCTGGACCGCCCGGACCTGGAGCGCGCGATCCACGACGCGGTCAGCAGCTTCTTCCACCTGTCCGGCACCTGCCGGATGGGGTCGGATCTGGGCGCGGTCGTCGATCCGCGCCTGCGGGTCAACGGCATCGAAAACCTGCGCGTCGCCGACTCTTCGGTGATGCCGAGCATCGTCTCGTGCAACACCAACGCCACCACCGTGATGATCGCCGAAAAGGCGGCCGACCTGCTCCGCCAAGACCAGAGATTTCTCTAG
- a CDS encoding CaiB/BaiF CoA transferase family protein, whose protein sequence is MTGPLDGVRILDLTSNFMGPFATLLLADMGADVVKIESTAGDTTRGVGPRRNPGMGAIFLHLNRNKRSVVLDLKSGGGNAALQRMLASADVLLYSLRPKSMARLGLAYEQVHERNPRLIYCGTFGFGQNGPYADRPAYDDLIQAAVGMPVLQSRKTGEPTYIATAIADRVVGMAAANAITTALYRRERSGHGQEVQVPMFETFAQFAMGDHLYGHTFIPSIGTSGYARMMNSDRRPYRTRDGYLGVNVYNDKHWHRFFPLAGKPEMAQDPRFADIGGRTENIGLLYRFLAEVFETKTTAEWVRILSEADIPAIEMNTPETLLDDPHMKDVGFFIEEEHPTEGLLRSLSIPQQWSEDAPELRYPAPRLGENSIQVLSEYGFGDDEIEHLVSTGAAHTPQTLQARSGSVTG, encoded by the coding sequence ATGACCGGACCGCTCGACGGCGTGCGCATCCTCGACCTCACCTCGAACTTCATGGGCCCATTCGCGACCCTGCTGCTGGCCGACATGGGCGCCGATGTGGTGAAGATCGAGTCGACGGCCGGGGACACCACCCGCGGTGTCGGTCCACGCCGCAACCCCGGCATGGGGGCGATCTTCCTGCACCTCAACCGCAACAAGCGCAGCGTAGTGCTCGATCTCAAGTCGGGCGGCGGCAACGCCGCACTCCAACGCATGCTGGCTTCGGCGGATGTGCTGCTCTACAGCCTGCGCCCGAAATCGATGGCACGTCTGGGCTTGGCCTACGAGCAGGTCCATGAGCGCAATCCACGCCTGATCTACTGCGGCACCTTCGGATTCGGTCAAAACGGCCCCTACGCCGACCGCCCCGCCTACGACGACCTGATCCAGGCTGCCGTGGGCATGCCGGTCCTGCAAAGCCGTAAAACCGGTGAGCCCACTTACATCGCCACCGCGATCGCCGACCGCGTGGTGGGCATGGCCGCGGCCAACGCGATCACCACCGCCCTCTACCGCCGCGAACGCTCGGGACACGGCCAGGAGGTGCAGGTCCCGATGTTCGAGACATTCGCCCAGTTCGCCATGGGCGACCACCTCTACGGCCACACCTTCATCCCCTCGATCGGCACCTCCGGCTACGCCCGGATGATGAACTCCGACCGTCGCCCGTACCGGACCCGCGACGGCTATCTCGGCGTGAACGTCTACAACGACAAGCACTGGCACCGATTCTTCCCCCTGGCAGGCAAGCCGGAGATGGCGCAGGACCCCCGCTTCGCCGATATCGGCGGCCGCACCGAGAACATCGGCCTGCTCTACCGCTTCCTCGCCGAGGTATTCGAAACCAAGACGACCGCGGAGTGGGTGCGGATTCTGTCCGAAGCCGACATCCCCGCCATCGAGATGAACACCCCCGAAACGCTTCTCGACGATCCGCACATGAAGGACGTCGGCTTCTTCATCGAAGAAGAGCACCCGACCGAAGGCCTGCTACGGTCGCTGAGCATCCCCCAGCAGTGGAGCGAAGACGCACCCGAATTACGGTACCCCGCACCGAGACTCGGTGAGAACTCGATACAGGTCCTGAGCGAGTACGGGTTCGGCGACGACGAGATCGAGCACCTGGTGTCGACGGGTGCGGCCCACACACCGCAGACACTGCAGGCCCGATCCGGTTCGGTGACCGGATGA
- a CDS encoding aldehyde dehydrogenase family protein, whose translation MTFTELDSIAANLIDGQWRPGSGTATIEVYDPATGSRIAEVAPASIADADAAVAAAERAFPEWSARSLSERVGFLYRMRGLLADNTEALARVITSDQGKTLDEARGEVARAMDFLETAIAAPMLYHGENINVTTGLDARRVREPLGVCLAVTPSNFPVMNTVQFSAWALVTGNTLIIKASEQDPIASSAAIRLLQQAGLPAGVLNLVHGRADVVQHLIAHPAVRAVSCITSSPTAKAIYAQAAAAGKRVQANGGAKNPIVVAPDADLDRAAAGIISSSYGMAGQRCLAGSRVVVIGEVYDALMAKLVAGAEQIVVGAGADEGVTMGPVVSAASKERILAALAEAEKLGATILLDGRRVKPTGGAETEAGYFIGPTIVAGLDPREPVERRELFGPVINVHRVDSLDAAIALSNDTEFGNAASIFTTSGAVAAEFERRVRAGNVGVNAFPAPPANVTMGGYGESFYGDSHVCGAAPLDFFTDQKLVVSRW comes from the coding sequence GTGACGTTCACAGAACTGGATTCGATCGCCGCCAACCTGATCGACGGGCAATGGCGACCGGGGTCGGGGACCGCGACCATCGAGGTCTACGACCCCGCCACCGGTAGCCGCATCGCCGAGGTGGCGCCCGCGTCCATCGCCGACGCCGACGCCGCGGTGGCGGCCGCCGAGCGGGCCTTCCCCGAATGGAGCGCGCGCTCGCTGTCGGAGCGGGTCGGCTTCCTCTACCGGATGCGGGGCCTGCTGGCGGACAACACCGAGGCGCTGGCCCGGGTCATCACCAGCGATCAGGGCAAAACCTTGGACGAGGCTCGCGGCGAGGTCGCCCGCGCCATGGACTTCCTCGAAACCGCCATCGCCGCCCCGATGCTGTACCACGGCGAGAACATCAACGTCACCACCGGACTCGACGCCCGCCGGGTGCGTGAGCCGCTCGGCGTGTGCCTGGCGGTGACGCCGTCGAACTTCCCGGTGATGAACACCGTACAGTTCTCGGCGTGGGCGCTGGTCACCGGAAACACGTTGATCATCAAGGCATCCGAGCAGGATCCGATCGCCTCGAGCGCGGCGATCCGGTTGTTGCAGCAAGCCGGTCTGCCCGCGGGTGTGCTCAATCTCGTGCACGGGCGCGCCGATGTAGTGCAGCATCTGATCGCGCACCCGGCGGTGCGGGCGGTCTCGTGCATCACGTCCTCGCCGACCGCCAAAGCCATCTACGCCCAGGCGGCCGCTGCGGGTAAGCGGGTGCAGGCCAACGGTGGGGCGAAGAACCCGATCGTCGTCGCCCCCGACGCCGACCTCGACCGGGCCGCAGCCGGCATCATCTCCTCCTCGTACGGGATGGCGGGTCAGCGCTGCCTGGCCGGTAGCCGGGTCGTGGTGATCGGCGAGGTCTACGACGCGTTGATGGCGAAACTGGTGGCAGGCGCCGAGCAGATCGTCGTCGGCGCAGGCGCCGACGAGGGCGTCACCATGGGGCCGGTCGTGAGTGCGGCGAGCAAGGAACGCATCCTCGCGGCCCTTGCCGAAGCCGAAAAACTCGGCGCGACAATTCTTCTCGACGGGCGTAGGGTGAAGCCCACCGGCGGCGCCGAGACCGAGGCGGGCTACTTCATCGGCCCGACGATCGTGGCCGGACTCGACCCGCGCGAACCGGTGGAACGGCGCGAACTGTTCGGCCCGGTGATCAACGTGCACCGCGTCGACTCCCTCGATGCCGCGATCGCGCTGTCCAACGACACCGAGTTCGGCAACGCCGCTTCGATTTTCACCACCTCCGGTGCGGTCGCCGCCGAGTTCGAACGTCGCGTGCGGGCAGGTAATGTCGGTGTCAACGCGTTCCCCGCCCCGCCCGCCAACGTGACGATGGGCGGTTACGGCGAATCCTTCTACGGCGACTCGCACGTGTGCGGCGCCGCACCGCTGGACTTCTTCACCGACCAGAAGCTGGTGGTGTCGCGGTGGTGA
- a CDS encoding RidA family protein, whose translation MTEYLNPGDLLYPRYGMTPGVATKDYVFAGGMALDLETLSRKPEADTIANETKIALAEIEGLLAAAGCSLRDVVKTTCYLSDDSYRKEFWEAYTEVFAPGPFPARTTFVVGIAGDCRVEIDAIAVRPR comes from the coding sequence ATGACCGAGTATCTGAACCCCGGAGACCTGCTCTATCCCCGCTACGGCATGACCCCCGGCGTCGCGACCAAGGACTACGTCTTCGCGGGAGGCATGGCACTGGACCTGGAGACGCTGAGCCGCAAGCCGGAGGCCGACACCATCGCCAACGAGACCAAGATCGCGCTGGCCGAGATCGAGGGCCTGCTCGCGGCGGCGGGCTGCAGCCTGCGCGACGTGGTCAAGACGACCTGCTACCTCAGCGACGACTCCTACCGCAAGGAGTTCTGGGAGGCCTACACCGAGGTCTTCGCACCAGGACCGTTCCCCGCTCGCACGACCTTCGTCGTCGGCATCGCGGGCGACTGCCGGGTGGAGATCGACGCGATCGCCGTCCGGCCCCGGTAA
- a CDS encoding bifunctional 3,4-dihydroxy-2-butanone-4-phosphate synthase/GTP cyclohydrolase II, translating to MNDRVRWDEVERAIADITAGKPVVVVDDEDRENEGDIIFAAAKATPELMAFTIRHSSGVICVPMAGEWLDRLDIGLMTPHNQDPLRTAYTVSVDASSGVTTGISSADRAHTAQVLADPSSVAADLNRPGHIFPLRCREGGVLVRRGHTEAAVDLARLAGLPPVGVLVELVEDDGTMKRGTSLRSFADEHGLAMISIESLVRYRRRHERLVERVAETRLPTRSGDFTAVGYRSAEDGVEHIALVLGDVSGPDPVLTRVHSECLTGDVFGSRRCDCGAQLSEAMDRIAAHGRGVVIYLRGHEGRGIGLVDKLRAYRLQDDGADTVDANIALGLPVDDRDYGAAAQILGELNIASVRLLTNNHDKAIALADNGIHVASLLPLTVEADSHSAAYLLTKRERMGHTLPDFTSPIDNGRQLPADSAASATGILEYS from the coding sequence ATGAACGACAGGGTCCGGTGGGACGAGGTGGAGCGAGCGATCGCCGATATCACCGCGGGGAAACCCGTGGTCGTCGTCGACGACGAGGACCGGGAGAACGAGGGCGACATCATCTTCGCCGCGGCGAAAGCCACCCCGGAGCTGATGGCGTTCACCATCCGGCACTCCAGCGGTGTGATCTGTGTGCCGATGGCGGGGGAGTGGCTCGACCGCCTCGACATCGGGTTGATGACTCCGCACAACCAGGACCCGTTGCGCACCGCCTACACGGTCTCGGTGGACGCGAGTTCCGGTGTCACCACCGGAATTTCGTCCGCCGACCGGGCGCACACGGCTCAGGTCCTCGCCGATCCGTCATCCGTCGCGGCGGATCTGAACCGGCCCGGTCACATCTTCCCGTTGCGGTGCCGTGAGGGCGGGGTGCTCGTCCGGCGCGGGCACACCGAGGCCGCCGTCGACCTGGCGCGGCTGGCGGGCCTCCCGCCGGTGGGTGTGCTGGTCGAACTGGTCGAGGACGACGGCACCATGAAGCGCGGCACGAGCCTGCGTTCCTTCGCCGACGAACACGGGCTGGCGATGATCTCCATCGAGAGCCTGGTGCGTTACCGGCGCAGACACGAACGCCTCGTCGAACGCGTCGCCGAAACCCGGCTACCGACCAGGTCCGGGGACTTCACCGCCGTGGGCTATCGGTCCGCCGAGGACGGGGTCGAGCACATCGCCCTCGTCCTCGGCGACGTATCCGGGCCGGACCCCGTCCTCACGCGGGTGCACTCGGAATGCCTCACCGGCGACGTATTCGGTTCCCGCCGTTGCGATTGTGGTGCGCAACTGAGCGAGGCGATGGACCGCATCGCCGCACACGGCCGCGGCGTCGTGATCTACCTGCGCGGACACGAAGGTCGCGGTATCGGTCTGGTCGACAAGCTGCGGGCCTATCGGCTCCAAGACGACGGCGCCGATACCGTCGATGCGAATATCGCACTCGGTCTTCCAGTCGATGACCGCGACTACGGTGCCGCCGCTCAGATCCTGGGCGAATTGAACATTGCCTCGGTGCGACTGTTGACGAACAACCACGACAAGGCTATAGCGTTGGCGGACAACGGCATTCATGTTGCTTCGCTGCTGCCGCTCACCGTGGAGGCAGACTCCCACAGCGCCGCGTATCTACTCACCAAACGTGAGCGGATGGGCCACACACTGCCGGATTTCACGTCGCCGATCGACAACGGGCGCCAGCTCCCCGCGGACAGCGCGGCCTCGGCCACAGGAATTCTCGAGTATTCCTGA